CGTATTTATACGTTTTCTAGGGGCAGATGGTGGAGTGGGCTCTCCCTTCGGTAATATCCCAAAGTTCAAACCCTGACCAACTTGACGCGGTGGTGGTggcgtatttattcattttctaaGGGCAGATGGTGGAGTGGTCTCTCCCTTCAGTAATATCCCAAAGTTCAAACCGTAACCAACTTGATGCGGTGGTGGTGGCGTATTTATACGTTTTTTAGGGGCAGATGGTGGAGTGGGTTCTCCCTTCGGTAATATCCCAAAGTTCAAACCGTGACCAACTTGACACGGTGGTGATGGTGTATTTATACGTTTTCCGGGGGCAGATGGTGGAGTGGGCTCTCCCTTCGGTAATATCTCAAAGTTTAAACCGTGACTAACTTGACGCGGTGGTGGTGGCGTATTTATACGTTTTTCGAGGGCAGATAGTGGAGTGGGCTCTCCTTTCGGTAATATCCCAAAGTTCAAACTGTGACCAACTTGACGCGGTGGTGGTGGAGTATTTATACGTTTTTCGAGGGCAGATGGTGGAGTGGGCTCTCCCTTCGATAATATCCCAAAGTTCAAACCGTGACCAACTTGATGCGGTGGTGGTGGCGTATTTATACGTTTTTCGGGGGCAGATGGTGGAGTGGGCTCTGCCTTCAGTAATATCCCAAAGTTCAAATCGTGACTAACTTCACGCGGTGGTGGTGGCGTATTTATACGTTTTCCGAGGGCACATGGTGGAGTGGGCTCTCCCTTCGGTAATATCTCAAAGTTCAAACCGTGACCAACTTGACACGATGGTGGTGGCGTATTTGTACGTTTTCCAGGAGCAGATGGTGGAGTGGGCTCTCCCTTCGGTAATATTCCAAAGTTCAAACCGTGACCAACTTGAAGCGGTGGTGGTGGCGTATTTATACATTTTCCAGGGGTAGATGGTGGAGTGGGCTCTCCCTTCGGTAATATCCCAAAGTTCAAACCGTGACCAACTTGAAGCGGTGGTGGTGCCGTATTTATACGTTTTCTAGGGGCAGATGGTGGAGTGGGCTCTCCCTTTGGTAATATCCCAAAGTTCAAACCCTGACCAACTTGACGCGGTGGTAGTGGCGTATTTATACGTTTTCTAGGGGCAGATGGTGGAGTGGGCTCTCCCTTCAGTAATATCTCAAAGTTCAAACCGTGACCAACTTGACGCGGTGGTGGTGACGTATTTTTACGTTTTCCAGGGGCTCTCCCTTTGGTAATATCCCAAAGTTCAAACCCTGACCAACTTGACGCGGTGGTGGTGGCATATTTATACGTTTTCTAGGGTCAGATGGTGGAATGGGCTCTCCCTTCAGTAATATCCCAAAGTTCAAACCGTGACCAACTTGACGCGGTGGTGGTGGCGTATTTTTACGTTTTCCAGGGGCAGATGGTGGAGTGGGCTCTCCCTTCGGTAACATCCCAAAGTTCAAACCGTGACCAATTTGAAGCGGTGGTGGTGGCGTATTTATACGTTTTCCGGGGGAAGATGGTGGAGTGGGCTCTCCCTTCGGTAATATCCTAAAGTTCAAACCGTGACCAACTTGACGCAGTGGTGGTGGTGTATTTATACGTTTTTCGGGGGCAGATGGTGGAGTGGGCTCTCCCCTTCAGTAATATCCCAAAGTTCAAACCGTGACCAACTTGACGCGGTGGTGGTGGCATATTTATACGTTTTCCGAGGGCAGATGGTGGAGTGGGCTCTCCCTTCGGTAATATCCCAAAGTTCAAACCGTGACCAACTTGACGCGGTGGTGGTGGTGTATTTATACGTTTTTCGGGGGCAGATGGTGGAGTGGGCTCTCCCTTCGGTAATATCCCAAAGTTCAAACTGTGACCAACTTGACGCGGTGGTGGTGGCGTATTTATACGTTTTCCGAGGGCAGATGGTGGAGTTGGCTCTCCCTTCGGTAATATCCCAAAGTTCAAACCGTGACCAACTTGATGCAGTGGTGGTGGCGTATTTATACGTTTTCCAGAGGCAGATGGTGGAGTGGGTTCTCCTTTCGGTAATATCCCAAAGTTCAAACCGTAACCAACATTACTCGAATGAGGTAAACGAGGAGCATGGTTTATCCCATTGCCAAACCCTGAAGGAGAAAGAGGGGTGTTCTTGGGCAAAACTTCGAAACTAGGTTGTTGTGTTTGGTAAAGTTTTGCAGTGCTCGAGGAAATAACAAAGCTTAGAATTAGAATTACAAGCAGATAGGCAGACTTCGTGAATTCCTATATTCTTATTTGcttcaaaaattaaaatagttaaatCTAATTTCTTAATTGCCTCTATAATTTGATGACTTCTTTTGTCCTCTTAAATAGGTGTCTTATTGATCTTATATTTGGAAGCAAATCCAATTCAGAATCTCAACATTAATAATATTGCAGCAAATTGTTTTTATTGTAGATTTTCTTTCACTTTTTGAAATGATCAGTTTATAGATAAGTTTGATTTCCTATTTGGGAAACTTTCTCTCTACTAATTATGAAAAAAATCTATGCCTAAATgttcacaattaattataaactagTTACCATTATTCAACTAATTTCAATTAGTCACTAGTGTAGTGATAAACAACTtgtattatttaagtttttattgCAAATTTCGTGTTCGAATTTGGACAATCTCTTCATCCtacacttaatttttttttaaaatcaactgATGAAACAAAGTCAAATTGAAAATTGAGAACCTAGTTAATTTGACATCATACTAAAAGTATTTATGGGTCGAGTTTAAGTTAAGATTTATGCATGATATTAGCATATTTTATACTTACTCATACTTGGCTCAATTCAAAATATGAGCATAAAATTTTATCCAGATTTGCCCATATGATTAACCCAAACTCGTTTTAGGCttggtatataattttttaatttttacaaaaaaatgtTATTTCTAATTTTGCATAATATAGTTTTATACAATTTtgtcttttaataaaattttaagtatagACATCTTagaatatttttaatgtttacactATAGTAttgtatattattataaaatttaattttatgttatataaattacataatataaaaaataatacaatATAACTAGAAAAAAGTTAGGTTGAACCTCGAAATGTTATAGCCTAAGTTTGAATTTTAAATAggtctaattatttttataaacttgtttttgagcttaatatttttatttaaattcttcCAGATATTAGAAAATATTTTGTTGATATAGTGTACAAGGAAGAGTGAGGAGGAGTAAGGAGGAGTAGGTGGTGATGCTAAGAAGGTCGATTCACCTAGGAAGGTGGAGAGCCGAAAATGGACAAGGGGATATGCTGACTGTTAAGAAAGAGGGTGATTAATCAAAGTATAGGCTTAGGCTTAAAAGGTCAATCATTTCTTCATCGTTGGAAGGGTATTTATAGGAGGGATTCTCTTGTCCTATAGTGCAACGTGAGAGGCCATTGTAATGGATAATGGACGTACTGGCATAGTATATGTGAGGTTTGGATGTAGCGGTCCTAAATAGTACGAGATTGTTGTTATTCCCTAGTAGGGAATGGAGTGTGTTCATACTTGAAAGAGTGTTTGTACCTAAAAAGCGAGTGCTTGATGAGTTAACCTCCAAAGCATGTGGTCTTGTGAAGGAGCGGATGGTTAAGGCCGCCTTCGAGAGGAAGCGAGTGGTCAAGACCATCTTCGAGGAGGAACAGGTGATCAAAAGGGCCTAATGATGAAGGGGAGGTCTACTGGTTGATTTCCAAGTCTTATTACATTGACACATGTCTAAGCGCTAGAAGGATATAACAAATTTCGAGTTGGAGTGAATAATCTGTCACTTTAACTACATTACATCCTTTTATCAACCAGTGATTATAGGTTTTTCGTTTTAAGAGGGGAGAGCTATGCCTGAATATAATTCTACACAAGAAAAAATTAACCAATttagttaattaatgattttattttGAACCCTATTCAGGTAGAAATCAACTAAAAAGAAAAGCTTAAACGCGATTTCTTTACCACTCCATACGTGACTCATCAATACTAATATTATATTCTTTTTTAACGTTTCACAACTACAAATATAATACAAATACGAATATATATTTGACTAATTACAACATAGAATCTAGAGTTGTCCATGAGCCGGGCCGAGTcaagtaaaaaaattaaacatgttttcTAGGCCCGAGCCTGACCCGACCtgaaaaattgatttaaaattttacccaaactCTGCCctaataaaaatgctaaaacttaAGTCCAGCTCActtgtattaaatttttttatataaatatacattcaaaaaatataatacatcaaatacactagaaaaattaaaataaatgtttcctaacaaataattttttttaaaatacttaaataacactaagatagaaaaattaataataaaacaagatttatacaatatccaaataataacaataaaatagtagtaatataataacgaaatgatagcaaaacaatgaaaaacaataaaaaaaacagcagcaatttttttttttaaaattcggaCCAACACTGGACCAAAAAAGCCAAGGCTCAACCCGTTTAGAAAAAAAGAGACTTATTTTTTGTTTAAGCCCATTTTCTGAGACTATATTTTTGTCAAAACTCTCCTACTTTTCAAGTGACTAGTACAGCCCAAGAACAAGTCTAATAGAATCCAACCAATATAAAACACAATAGGCAAAACAAAATCCACAATTAATATATGCAAATAATGAATTAAGATCCACACATTATAATTATAGATAATATAACTCAAACCCGAGCATTCAAAGTTGGAAACCTCAACTTTTATTACTATACCAAGGACTCATTCACACTAACATTACATTGTGTAAAGAAAAGTAttgtttaattaaatgaaaattgaAAGATATTTCAAAGTATTAACTGTAAAACTTTCTTTTAAGAATGGTGGAATTAAAGGTacagaaataaaaattaaagacaaTGAGCTCAcatataaaaaaagaaagaaaaaaaaaacataaaaggtATATATATTTTGCTGAGTAAAAggggtttttttctttctttttagaaCTTGTGTTTTTTCAACCTTTATAAATAAGGTCCCTTCTCAATCCCCTTCTCAATCTTCTTGTGATCCTTCAGGCGAATCATCACCTTCATCATCACTATGTTTCTTTGATTTCTGTCGATTCTTTTTCATCGATGCTTTTTTACTGCTGCTGCTCCTATGGCGTGAAGAACCACTTTCTTTCATTTTGCTACTCTTTCGACTCATTGATGTCAATTTCTTGCTGCTTTTATGTCCTAAGGATGACCCTTTTTGTCCACTTTCATCACCGGATGAACCCTCGGATACGCCGCTGCCGCTTTGTTGGCTCGACGAAGCTGCTGATTTCCCATCGTCGCTTTCGTATTCTTCGTCTGATGAAGTTTTGTTCGATTTTTTACGGCTCAATGAATGTGATTTTCTGCTATCATTGTCTATTGAAAACAATGACCTTCCACTACTCTTTTGGCTAAGTGTACGATCTCCATTTCGACTTTTTTGTTGCGTTAAACCTCCATCGGCACTGCTGCTTCGTGCGGAAGAACCGCCATCATCTTCGTCTTCAGATCCCTCTTCGGCGATGGAAGGTGTGACGTTGCTGTCGGCTGCCTTCGTCTTCCCTGCAGCATCGGCACCGTCTAAGAAGTTGAGCTTGGTGGAGATGCAGTTTAATTTGGAAGAAATGGAAGCGGGAAGAGTGGCCGGAATATTGTTTTCTTCGGTGGCGATGGATAGGAAACTTAAGACGGAGGCTAAATCACTGATTAATGGCCTAGCAGCAGCTTCTTCTTGGACACACATGGCTGCTATTGCTACTGCTTGATTTAATCCTCTTTCTGGGAATCGTTTCTCGAGTAATGGATCTGCCATTTGTGAGAAATGTTTTGGCTCTTTGAATATTGGTTGCGCCTAAATTCGAAAATTCcattcaatcaatttaattaataaataacaattaacaatttaattattaaaaaattctaaatttaagtGTCAAATCTTAAATAACTTAGATTGACAAATATCTCCGACTCAAAATCACAACTTAGCTTCAAGTGTCAAGATTTAAATGACCTAATTAACAAATAGTCAAATCCAAAATAATCTGAAtctaaaataatttgaataaaaatcTTGACTTAAAGCTGAAAAAGCAAGAACATTTAAAAGCCAAATTGACCTACTCCAACTTGCGTAGTTGATAAATCTAGTAAATTGTAAAATGGCTTGAGCCATACATAAAACAATTTGAATTTGAAATTACTTAGATTTAAAATAATCTCAACCAAATGattgatcaaaatttaaaattatttatataagtAACCTAAAATGACATGAAATAACCGAATAAGCAAACTTAAATAGCTAAAATTTGAAATGACTCAAACTCAAAATAAGCTgaacttaaaattttttgaatttaaaattgacCCAAACCCTAAATAACATGTACTAATAATCTAAGATAACATCGACCTAACTGATAAACTCAAATAACAAAACCCTGAAATGGCTAGAAACCAAAATAAATCAAACCCTAAACCACTTGAAATTGAAATTAACTCGAACTAAAAATGATTTCTAacatctgaaaattttaaaacccaaattaatcTGCAACTCAACGTGCCAAATTCAAAAAGAAACAAGCAAATCCTTAGCTAGGTACTTACCCAAGCAACTAAGTCTTGCTGGTCCTCAGGCATGGAAGGATCAATAGGTTTTCTTCCACTGATAAGCTCAAGAAGGATAACTCCGAAACTATAGACATCGGTCATTAACGTGGCGGTACCCGATTTCGTATATTCTGGAGCATTGTATCCATGGTTATCCATCATCCTCGATTGCATCGGCATCTTGCTATCGGCCGAAGACCCGAGCTTGTCCAGCCCAACGTTGGAGAGTTTAGGGTTGAAGTTATCATCCAACAAAACTTTAGAGGACTTGAGGTCACGGTATATTATAGGAGGTTTAGTCTTTTCATGCAAATATTGTAGA
This is a stretch of genomic DNA from Gossypium arboreum isolate Shixiya-1 chromosome 11, ASM2569848v2, whole genome shotgun sequence. It encodes these proteins:
- the LOC108472143 gene encoding formin-like protein 20: MVLTTRFLSKAALTIRSFTRPHALEVNSSSTRFLGTNTLSRFGNGINHAPRLPHSSNVGYGLNFGILPKGEPTPPSASGKRINTPPPLHQVGHGLNFGILPKGEPTPPSALGKRINTPPPPRQVGHSLNFGILPKGEPTPPSAPEKRINTPPPPRQVGHGLNFGILPKGEPTPPSALGKRINMPPPPRQGEPTPPSSPGKRINTPPPPLQIGHGLNFGMLPKGEPTPPSAPGKRKNTPPPPRQVGHGLNFGILLKGEPIPPSDPRKRINMPPPPRQGEPTPPSAPRKRINTPLPPRQVGQGLNFGILPKGEPTPPSAPRKRINTAPPPLQVGHGLNFGILPKGEPTPPSTPGKCINTPPPPLQVGHGLNFGILPKGEPTPPSAPGKRTNTPPPSCQVGHGLNFEILPKGEPTPPCALGKRINTPPPPREVSHDLNFGILLKAEPTPPSAPEKRINTPPPPHQVGHGLNFGILSKGEPTPPSALEKRINTPPPPRQVGHSLNFGILPKGEPTPLSALEKRINTPPPPRQVSHGLNFEILPKGEPTPPSAPGKRINTPSPPCQVGHGLNFGILPKGEPTPPSAPKKRINTPPPPHQVGYGLNFGILLKGETTPPSALRK
- the LOC108472142 gene encoding probable serine/threonine-protein kinase PBL7, which produces MNCFPCFSSQKSKKEGSSRREHVDVNIDQPPQPTVTAETENKEAPSTPAEYDNNSSIKAFNFRELASATKNFRQECLLGEGGLGKVYKGTIQATGQEVAVKQLDRNAMEGSNEFFVEVGQLSLLQHPNLVSVIGYCADGDQRLLVYEYMSGGSVQEHLHDIKPGGQPLDWVTRMKIAYGAAQGLQYLHEKTKPPIIYRDLKSSKVLLDDNFNPKLSNVGLDKLGSSADSKMPMQSRMMDNHGYNAPEYTKSGTATLMTDVYSFGVILLELISGRKPIDPSMPEDQQDLVAWAQPIFKEPKHFSQMADPLLEKRFPERGLNQAVAIAAMCVQEEAAARPLISDLASVLSFLSIATEENNIPATLPASISSKLNCISTKLNFLDGADAAGKTKAADSNVTPSIAEEGSEDEDDGGSSARSSSADGGLTQQKSRNGDRTLSQKSSGRSLFSIDNDSRKSHSLSRKKSNKTSSDEEYESDDGKSAASSSQQSGSGVSEGSSGDESGQKGSSLGHKSSKKLTSMSRKSSKMKESGSSRHRSSSSKKASMKKNRQKSKKHSDDEGDDSPEGSQED